In Zalophus californianus isolate mZalCal1 chromosome 17, mZalCal1.pri.v2, whole genome shotgun sequence, one DNA window encodes the following:
- the CMTR2 gene encoding cap-specific mRNA (nucleoside-2'-O-)-methyltransferase 2 yields MSKCRKPPLGSSPETFSPDVLADIFELFAKNFSYGKPLNNEWQLPDPSEIFTCDHTEFNTLLDLKNSLNEVKNLLSDKKLDEWHEHTAFTNKAGKIISHVKKSVNAELCTQAWCKFHEILCSFPLIPQEAFQNGKLNSLHLCEAPGAFIASLNHYLKSHRFPCDWSWVANTLNPYHEANDNLMMIMDDRLIANTLHWWYFGPDNTGDIMTLKYLTGLQNFVSNMATIHLITADGSFDCQGNPGEQEALVSSLHYCEVVTALMTLGNGGSFVLKMFTLFEHCSINLMYLLNCSFDQVHVFKPATSKAGNSEVYVVCLHYKGREAVHPLLSKMVLNFGMEMTQKALFPHHVIPESFLKRHEECCMFFHKYQLETISENIRLFQCMGKGEQTKLNNLRDCAVQYFMQKFQLKPLSRNHWLVKKSNIGCSTNTKWFGQRNRYFKTYNERKMLETLSWKDKVAKGYFNSWAEEHAVYHSGQSSLLEGTASNLEYHLWHILEGKKLPKVKCSPFCDGEILKTLNEAIEKSLGGALNLDSKFWPKQQYYCSCHIFTEELIFSELFSLTRCLQDEQVVEPSNQIKCLLVGFSTLRDIKTHIPLEVLESAELMTFSCSLLHDGDPIYQQLFLDCLLHSLQQLHTGDVMILPVLSCFTRFMAGLIFVLHSCFRFITFSCPTSSEPLKTCAVLLCVGYQDLPNPVFQYLQNVNELLSSLLKSNAPQQVLQFVPMEVLLKGALLDFLWDLNAAIAKRHLHVIIQGEREEIISSLQL; encoded by the coding sequence atgagtAAGTGCAGGAAGCCACcactgggttcaagtcctgaGACATTCAGCCCAGATGTTCTTGCTGACATTTTTGAACTCTTTGCCAAGAACTTTTCTTATGGCAAGCCACTTAATAATGAGTGGCAGTTACCAGATCCCAGTGAAATTTTCACTTGTGACCACACGGAATTTAATACATTGCTTGATTTGAAGAACTCCCTAAATGAAGTAAAAAACCTACTGAGTGATAAGAAATTGGATGAGTGGCATGAACACACTGCCTTCaccaataaagctggaaaaataatttctcatgtGAAAAAATCTGTGAACGCTGAACTTTGTACTCAAGCATGGTGTAAGTTTCATGAAATTTTGTGCAGCTTTCCACTTATTCCACAGGAAGCTTTTCAGAATGGAAAACTGAATTCTCTACACCTTTGTGAAGCTCCTGGAGCTTTTATAGCTAGTCTCAATCACTACTTAAAATCCCATAGATTCCCCTGTGATTGGAGTTGGGTAGCTAATACTTTGAATCCATACCACGAAGCAAATGACAATCTTATGATGATTATGGATGACCGACTTATTGCAAATACCTTGCATTGGTGGTACTTTGGTCCAGATAATACTGGTGATATCATGACCTTGAAATACCTGACTGGACTTCAGAATTTCGTAAGTAACATGGCTACCATTCACTTGATCACTGCAGATGGGAGTTTTGATTGCCAAGGAAACCCAGGTGAACAAGAAGCTTTAGTCTCTTCTTTGCATTACTGTGAAGTCGTCACTGCTCTGATGACTCTTGGAAATGGTGGCTCTTTTGTTCTGAAGATGTTTACTTTGTTTGAACATTGTTCCATAAACCTGATGTACCTGCTAAACTGTTCCTTTGACCAAGTCCATGTTTTTAAACCTGCTACTAGTAAGGCAGGGAACTCAGAAGTCTATGTGGTTTGTCTCCACTATAAAGGAAGAGAGGCAGTCCATCCTCTGTTATCTAAGATGGTGCTGAATTTTGGGATGGAAATGACCCAGAAAGCTCTCTTTCCCCATCATGTGATTCCCGAATCTTTTCTTAAAAGGCATGAAGAATGTTGTATGTTCTTTCATAAATACCAACTAGAGACTATTTCTGAGAACATTCGTCTGTTTCAGTGCATGGGAAAAGGGGAACAAACAAAGCTGAATAATTTAAGGGACTGTGCTGTTCAATATTTCATGCAAAAGTTTCAGTTGAAGCCTCTTTCCAGAAATCATTGGCTAGTGAAAAAATCTAATATTGGTTGTAGTACAAATACAAAATGGTTTGGGCAGAGGAACAGGTATTTTAAAACctataatgaaaggaaaatgcTGGAAACCCTTTCATGGAAAGATAAGGTGGCCAAAGGATACTTTAATAGCTGGGCAGAAGAACATGCTGTGTACCATTCTGGGCAAAGTTCTCTCTTAGAAGGGACAGCTTCCAATCTTGAGTATCACTTATGGCAtattttagagggaaagaaactgccaaaggTAAAGTGTTCTCCTTTCTGTGATGGTGAAATTTTAAAGACTCTTAATGAAGCAATTGAAAAGTCATTAGGAGGAGCCTTGAATTTGGATTCCAAGTTCTGGCCCAAACAGCAGTATTACTGTTCTTGTCACATTTTTACTGAAGAATTGATATTTTCTGAGTTGTTTAGCCTTACCAGGTGCCTTCAGGATGAACAGGTGGTAGAACCGAGCAACCAAATAAAGTGCCTGCTTGTGGGCTTTTCAACTCTCCGTGATATCAAAACACATATACCACTGGAAGTCCTGGAATCAGCTGAACTCATGACTTTCAGCTGTTCGTTGCTTCATGATGGAGACCCGATTTACCAGCAACTGTTTCTGGACTGCCTTCTACATTCATTGCAGCAGCTTCATACAGGAGATGTTATGATTTTGCCTGTACTTTCTTGTTTTACAAGATTTATGGCTGGTTTGATCTTTGTACTCCACAGCTGTTTTAGATTCATCACATTTTCTTGTCCCACTTCTTCTGAGCCCCTGAAGACCTGTGCAGTCCTGCTGTGTGTTGGTTATCAGGACCTTCCAAATCCGGTTTTCCAGTATCTGCAGAATGTGAATGAATTGTTGAGCTCTTTGCTTAAATCCAACGCACCCCAGCAGGTTTTACAGTTTGTGCCAATGGAGGTGCTCCTGAAGGGGGCACTACTTGATTTTTTGTGGGATTTGAATGCTGCCATTGCTAAAAGGCATTTGCATGTAATTattcaaggagagagagaagaaatcatCAGCAGCCTTCAGCTATGA